The following coding sequences are from one Capsicum annuum cultivar UCD-10X-F1 chromosome 3, UCD10Xv1.1, whole genome shotgun sequence window:
- the LOC107863490 gene encoding transcription factor bHLH51 translates to MDNSICSEYWPQTDDLNQDSLFSLPQIPNITSFQLQNYPCYFPECSESFQERTASASRSHSEAEKRRRDRINAQLSTLRKLIPTSEKMDKAALLGSVIDHVKDLKGRSTEISKVLNTPTDIDEVTIEHLNEEENIGSASASKRKDSVILKASFSCNDRPELFSELKRAIKNLKLTVMEADITSLGGRIKGIFVLCPGENSAKDVCMNSLKHSLRVVLCRIAITPSTSNNRIKSKRQRFFLPAQFS, encoded by the exons ATGGACAATTCCATTTGCTCAGAATATTGGCCTCAAACCGATGATCTCAATCAAGATTCACTTTTTTCACTCCCACAGATTCCTAATATTACCTCCTTCCAACTTCAAAATTACCCTTGTTATTTCCCTGAATGCTCTGAATCCTTCCAAGAGAGGACAGCAAGTGCTTCTAGGAGCCACAGTGAAGCTGAAAAAAGGCGTAGAGACAGAATTAATGCTCAGCTTTCTACTCTAAGAAAACTCATTCCCACTTCTGAAAAG ATGGATAAGGCAGCTCTACTAGGAAGTGTAATCGATCATGTTAAGGATCTGAAAGGAAGATCAACAGAAATCAGCAAAGTGTTGAACACTCCAACTGACATTGATGAGGTAACAATTGAGCATTTAAATGAGGAAGAAAACATAGGGTCCGCGAGCGCGAGCAAGAGGAAGGATAGTGTGATTCTTAAGGCCTCTTTTAGTTGCAATGATCGGCCTGAACTATTCTCGGAGCTAAAGCGAGCAATTAAGAACCTGAAACTAACAGTGATGGAGGCTGATATAACTAGTTTGGGTGGCagaattaagggtatttttgtgcTTTGTCCCGGTGAGAATTCTGCGAAAGATGTTTGCATGAATTCTCTCAAGCATTCTCTCAGAGTAGTCCTCTGTAGAATTGCTATAACCCCTTCTACATCCAACAACAGAATTAAAAGCAAGAGGCAGAGGTTCTTCCTGCCTGCTCAGTTTTCTTAA